The following is a genomic window from Elaeis guineensis isolate ETL-2024a chromosome 10, EG11, whole genome shotgun sequence.
AAgaatggaaaagaagaaaagaaccaGAGAAAGAGATCGAACATGACAGCTGAACCTGaccaaaaagttttttttttcctttcaaacaAAATAACTCTGATAAAATTCTGAAATACATACTTTCTATAGCATTTGACATAAAATAGATTCCTAAAACTGTAAAATGCATATCCCAAACGAATCAGCAAGTACCCCATTTATTTGACTTTGATTGAAATCCCAAACTAGTACAATCAAACTATTTCCAACTAATCACTTATTGACCTAGCTTGGACTTCTAAAAGAAGTAAAATAGAAAGGTTTGGGGTGCTGGTCACCGTTCATGGTACTGTAGCATGAAACAGTGCcaaattgtaaaaaaataaaaactttttaaAAGTCCCTACTCAATTAAAGCAGCAAAACAAAGTCCACACTAATCTAAAACTGAACTGTCTAGGTAAATTTTAGGCTCcaaatatcatttgatcatagaagttcagcatggatggGAGCCCAAAAAACAGGTCCACATTGACACTCCTCCAATGCTGATCTGGAGCCAGATCAAAAGAGTGAATGTAACTGATGACAGCCAGATACACATAACAAAAGATTCAAAATGTCAAAAAATGATAGAGTCCAACATTATATAGCTAGGGTGAATTTTGTTAGTTGTAGCATATTATATTAGAATTATTTCATGCGAAGTTAAGAtacaattttataaattttctaggATGTCCTTGAACATCAGTTTCCTCTTTAGTAAACAGACAAAGTATTACCTCCACAGTATATAACCTGGCATTATGTAACAGGTGCCCACCACCTTATCACCACAGATATACTAAATTTAGCTGCTGAAGGAGATCTGCCGTCAAGTTTCTTTATGATGTGGTTCTCGCTTGCCACTAGTTGTTGCTAATTGAGTGCAGTATCAATTGAAAATTTTAATCAATGTTGAAATGTATTGTACAAATAGAAGAAACTTGTAATTATATTGATATCTACAGATACAGTGCAATAAAAATCATAAGTTAACACTTTAAgatcaaattaatttattcagTAATATGAAAAAAGTCTGTATCTTTAATTTCTCATGGCATAGCCATAATTAGAATATCTCATGAGCTCTGTCAAAAGAAGTTCCAGTGACATTTCTATCTCATTGGTTCCAAAACTCACAATTATGGTGACCTATTTTAGAAGTACTAGAATTTGAGAAAATAGATGCTTTCGCTCAGAAGAAACTACCCTTCTTCTGAAATTCTATGATGGCCTGTTAAATAGCTCATACTCACAACTGTAGTTGCAGCAATCATTGTGTAGTCTGCCCATCTAAGAATTTTTCTGACTTCCCCTCTTGAAGAATGGTATAAGCTTGAGGCAATCCCAACTCCAATTAACGAATTAGCGTAGAGCGATGTGTTCAAATTCTTCCTGCATTGTCAATAAGCAACTTGTAGGCAATACAGCAAAGAAAGCATGAAGGGAGGAGGAGGGAAAAGAGGGTAAGGTGGGAGGGGGGCGGGaggggagagagggaggggggaagagagagagagcttgccTTGGTGCTCGAaatccaagaaaaataaaaggcaGTGAGGTCAGGACATTAGCGATGGTTTCTGTAATGTTCTGATCACCTAATGCAGAGAGAAGCATACAAATATCAAGTTTCTTGGACATAACATAAGAGCTGTGCAAAATTAATATACAAGAAGAATTGTTGTTGGTGATAAACCTTGAAGTCTACAGCGAATGGGCCTAAAGCATGCTGGTCTCTGATGCAACATTTGTCTGACAACACATAAAATAAGTCAGCTGTTTAACTATTTTGAGATATACAATAGCCATTCATTTAATTCTGGGATATTTGCCAATTTATTTACTGATTTAATTATGCAATTCATCCAACTTACCGGATTAGCAACCCCTGGCTGGTTCCAACAACCTGTGGACCATCACAAGTTTCAAGAACAAAATCCCCACAATGAAGTGTTTCATCTCTGTATGTTGGTTGGCCTACCAGTTGCACCCCATGAATCCCCTCTAGGACTCTAGAAGGACCTGCTCTATCCATGAGACCCATGAAATTCTAGCTCACTTCAGTTGACTGCAAACAAATATTTCTTAATGGTAAGAGCCAAATTTACCCCAAACAATACATTAAGCATTCATGAATTTTCCCTGATAAAAGCTGTCCTACATCACTGGTCCAATTTGGTTTTGAGAACTCCAGTTCATGTACATGCAAGTGCagaatgagaaaaaaaagaaataaggagCTCTTAAGCAGATATTTCAGTAGGATCTGAGTGCAAGTTCCAGTGCAATGGCCATTAAAATAGCTTCCAGCAAGTGCACATAATCTTTATAACCCATCCTCTTTTGTGGCAGAATAATTGCCAAAAGACAACAAATTACTCTATTGGCATCTTAAAGTAAGCACTAAGCAGTCATTTGTGATTTGCTTACATTATACTTTATATTACAATGACTATCTTAAATAATCAATGCCAAGAAATAAAGCACCTATTCTATGCTGGGATATGTCTTGAAAAAGTGTTTTGTCAAGTGGCTGACCACTGTCGTACTGTCATTACTTTTGCATGGTCTTCCAATATATTTCTCATGACTAGGTTAACAAGCAGCTTACAACttataaaagaaagaaatttcCTAATCTCTGACAGACATGAATATCTGTACCTGATCATTACCTGACAGGCATCTCTGGCCATGATCAACAAGAAAGACACAAGTTTGTTTTACAAGGTACTCATCTTAAGAACATATCCCTAAGGTATTTTGTAAATACTAACATGCAGGTATCAAAGACTATCATGTTTTGagaatattaaatttattattaaactAATATCACAGAATTTACCAGTCACACCTATAACCTAACATTGTTCATCAAACTTAGTAACAATTTGGCAAGGTATATTGATCCCCTAATCTCCAAAGCAGAGAGACATTAACTATAACCAGTTAACCACACTATATTCCCTAGTAAAATAATCACTGACATCTGGATCAACATTTCCAATCAGGAAAATAATTAAAGAATTTTGAGGATAATTCCACTAAATTCTAAGTCATCGATACTTCTAGATTCATGATCTTAGCTCACCAAGTTGGTGCAAatggaattaaaaaaataaatgctctGAAGAAATATGAGTGAACAATTGCACTAaatctttttaagaaaaaaactcATTTAGAAATCTTAGATTATCAAAGTACTCAACTAGAGATAtaaacggaaaaaaaaaaaacaaacaaacaaagcaAAATTGGGGCTCGTTTGGGCACGCAGGCTCTCAATTTAACTGAGAAACATTTCAATCTTGCTCCAACATTTGAAACCTCTTCTGATCAAACTAAGAATTCAAACTCTATCGAACAGAAGAGCATGAAAAATTGCCATCAGAAACGGAAATAGTGAAGACAAAGATAGAAAGGCAAAAGGtatcagagaaagagagagaacctGTTTGCTTGGGAGCACTGCGAACCGGCCGGAAGTCCCTCTCCCGGCCCGGTCCTTCCCACCGGAATGGGATCGCTTCGAGCTATATAAGTAGAGGGGAAGGAAGGAAGGAAGAGGTCGCGGCTCGAGGACGGGGGAAGGATCGGAGGATGCTGATTCCAAAAGGATCCTTTTTGGGTCGGGCTGATGGCATATTCGCACGAGGGCGGGGGCATCTGTCTCCTGGAGAATTTAATTCGTCTAATCCAACAGCTAGGGCTGTTTTGTCCTGTACAAGTAAAGCCAAACAACCCCACAGACTTGTCCAAATATTGACCAACGCATGTGGAAGGCCATTGGATCATTTTAGAATTTTCTAAAGGCAATTCCATTGacaaaaattaacatatataaatTTTCATGAATAATTATTTAGTTTTTAACAAAATCAATTTTGTTTAAAATTAgtaagtcataaaaatttcaaaaataagatTTATAAAGAGCCCATACATGGGTTGGAATTTATCATTAGAAATAGTGAAGAGAATATCATACATGCTGCATTAAGAAAAGCTCATATTTTGTTAGTATCTGTGACTGAATATCAAGCTGCTTGAACTACTCTCATAATAGTAATAGTGTAACATAGTCTCATAGCAGTATAGCTGCAAAGAGATTCAATAGTTGTTATCAAATAGATTTATGATATTCACAAAAATAATATGTTGCTTTCTGATTTTGAGATTCTCAATCCTCTTTTTGCTGATATCCAGCAAAATTTGCCCTCCACCCATATGTTCAGAGAGGCAAATCAACCAGTTGATATACTAGTAGGACTTAAGAGATTTCGATGATTATCCATCAATTTCCTTTCTACTGATTGAACAAAAATTCTGGTTTGGACTAATATAGCTAGAGTTCAATTTTATCATTATTAGTTTCTTTTTTACGGATCTTTGATCTTTTTTctataactaaaaaaaaaaattatgtaaggacaatttttctctacttttttattttttataaaacatATTTTACAATAACTCATATTTTATAGTTATTTGTTTGGAAAAAATTATAGACAACCATATAATTTGTGGGGATTTTATGTTAATTTTTGCACTTCCAGGTAATATCAGACCAAACAAGATGTCCACCTACTTTGGTTGCCAAATTATACTTGATCGTGGCTAATAGCAAAAAACCTACCCATTTCATGAGCAAAAGACTGAGATGAATCAAAGATGAAAAGGCTAAGGTAATGCTAAAGGATTGATGATAAAATGGCTCACAACTTTGGCCACTTAACATCTTGGACAGCGGTGTCATGGTACTGTTAGTAGAATTTGTTGTAGGTCTGTTAAGATAGCGAGACCTCATTTGGTGGTGAGTAATTGAATGATGTATCATGGCACAACCGGTCTCTTAGCTATAGCTTATGACAAGATTGTCCCTCCTCGTCATCTTCCTCTTTTCTTGGATAGTGCCTTTCTGTATGTATATAGCCTTGTTAGGAGAGGAGATGGGAAGAAGCAAGAGGTAAAGGTAATCCAAATAGGATATTCTAGCAATCATTCTAATGAGGAGGCTCTATTCAAAAGTATTCTACCACTATGTTGTTTCCAACAGGTAAATACGAATGCATCGTATATAGAGCTGACCACACCAACATTAAGGGCTCATTTGGTTtgcgaaaaaaaatttttctcattaaattttttttttttgaaactgaTTTCTAAGAAAATGATTTTAGTATATTGGGTTGACCATTGAAAAGTAACATATTTCAGATTACCTTATATTTAGCTgagcatctatttttttaaaaaaaactatgtaaaatatataataataataataataataataaaagatctTATCCCATTTTATTCATGTCTTTAAAGgcgtttttggaaaaaaaaaatgattttgattCCCTTCCTATGGGAAGCCAAAAACCTATGTCCTATATGGATTTTTTttctatgaaatatggaaagtttTATTCTCATAGGAATACCATTTTTAGTCTCTCTATTTTAAAATCTCCAATAATACAAGAGAGATTCCTTCATCTTTCATTGACCACACTTTCTCCATTCTCTTCCcatgaaccaaatgagtcctaagGGTTTTAAGAGGAGTGGAAACTCTCGATAGAGTCTAGAAGGGTTGAGAATTAGTTGGCAAATTATGTAGGTTTAGCCAAGCTAGGTCACTTATTAGAGAACAATGGGAAGCTATATTTGAGAAAGATGTGGTCTAAAGATTTGACATTCTCATTACAGAAGTTATATCCACCAAGAATGACActagattttcttttgaggttttGGTCAAGTATTGAGCTTGCCTTGAAGCTCAATCAAAGAAATGCTTTTATCTTAAATAAGATATAGATACTTGGGACAGAATAGTCTCATCTAGATGACTGAATCTAAGATTATTCAAATAGTGAATTTAGTTCCTATTGTCCTTCAGTTTGCGGGAgatgaaaaatttgatttctttgtGATATTAAGGTCATTTATATTTTCTCAAGGATTTTCAACTCCATATGGCCAGAAGAACTTAGTTCATGACTTCCTTCTTTTTCACTTTCCCTCCTTGTTTTTCTTCTCCTCCAAGCTCATCCATGAatcatctccttctccttcttgttctcttcttcctccaatcCCACCCACGAGCTTACCTCTTCTATGGTGGCTCTCTCCATCTCTATctattccttcttttctttttcatttactTCTCCTCTTCGTCCTCCTCATCCTCCAAATCCACTAAGAGTCTTCTCTCTCCATGTGGCTTTTTCTATCCTATCCCTTCTCGCTGGCAACCTTTTCTCTTCCCTTTATTTCTACTTAACCCAATTTCCTCCTCTTTGTTTTTCTCCTCCATGCCCACCTATGAGCTTCTTTCTCTCCATGATGGCTCTCTCCATATCTATCCCTTTTTCATCGATgacct
Proteins encoded in this region:
- the LOC140852120 gene encoding uncharacterized protein, with the translated sequence MGLMDRAGPSRVLEGIHGVQLVGQPTYRDETLHCGDFVLETCDGPQVVGTSQGLLIRQMLHQRPACFRPIRCRLQGDQNITETIANVLTSLPFIFLGFRAPRKNLNTSLYANSLIGVGIASSLYHSSRGEVRKILRWADYTMIAATTVCLSRALRDENPKLLTAASTLLLPFQPFMVSAVHTGLMEVAFARRALTKPELRMAHNLHTVSSILGGALFIADDCFPETPFIHAAWHLAAAVGVGTCNKLLE